A genome region from Haliotis asinina isolate JCU_RB_2024 chromosome 11, JCU_Hal_asi_v2, whole genome shotgun sequence includes the following:
- the LOC137255215 gene encoding uncharacterized protein: protein MVTLKVSVLATCWDAIYLGAEMDPEVPQRQDDCREDIPWTEVDQGLFWRQDNDHKAARLPGRNVDAIVLGAEMDPEVPQRQDDCQEDIPWIDVDHGFFGRVTEDQTDAGTLAHSGFGVVSL from the exons atggtcactttgaaagtcagtgtactggccacctgctg ggatgccatctacctgggggcggaaatggaccctgaagtcccccagaggcaggacgactgccgagaagatattccatggacagaagtggatcaaggtctcttctggcggcaggacaacgaccacaaagccgccagactaccaggaag gaacgtggatgccatcgtcctgggggcggaaatggaccctgaagtcccccagaggcaggacgactgccaagaagatattccatggatagacgtggaccatggattcttcggaagggtgacagaggaccagacag acgcaggaaccctggcacactctggatttggtgttgtgtcactctaa